In a genomic window of Sutcliffiella sp. FSL R7-0096:
- a CDS encoding 1,4-dihydroxy-2-naphthoate polyprenyltransferase, whose protein sequence is MQPQTIQTETSFQAPTEKRWKVWWNLLRPHTLTAAFVPVFIGTALALYDTTIDWPLFFAMLIASLLIQAATNMINEYYDFKKGLDNENSVGIGGAIVRHGVKPKTVIRLAFLFFGIATLLGVFICMNTTWWLAVIGTACMAAGYFYTGGPYPIAYTPFGEIVAGFFMGFVIILISFYIQTGAISGTAMVISIPISILVGAILLANNIRDIVGDKENGRKTVAILLGRKNAIILLAAMFIVSYALIVLFIVSGYASFWLLLVFLSIAKPLSAIKGFTNNNSNVTMMPAMVATAKTNTIFGFLLGIGLLVGYFI, encoded by the coding sequence ATGCAGCCTCAGACAATACAAACAGAGACAAGCTTTCAAGCACCTACCGAAAAGAGATGGAAGGTGTGGTGGAACCTGCTTCGTCCACATACCTTGACCGCGGCTTTTGTACCGGTATTTATCGGGACGGCACTAGCACTATATGACACAACTATAGACTGGCCACTATTCTTTGCCATGTTGATAGCAAGTCTTTTAATACAAGCCGCCACAAACATGATCAATGAATACTACGATTTCAAAAAAGGCCTGGATAATGAAAACTCGGTCGGGATCGGCGGAGCGATAGTCCGACACGGGGTCAAACCTAAAACCGTCATCCGCTTAGCTTTCCTATTCTTTGGTATAGCCACGTTACTCGGAGTATTTATCTGTATGAATACCACCTGGTGGTTGGCAGTGATCGGGACAGCATGCATGGCAGCTGGGTACTTTTATACAGGAGGTCCCTACCCTATTGCCTATACCCCATTTGGAGAGATTGTAGCAGGATTCTTCATGGGATTTGTCATTATCCTGATTTCGTTCTATATCCAAACTGGTGCGATTTCAGGCACTGCCATGGTGATCTCCATTCCTATTTCCATTCTTGTTGGAGCAATCCTTTTGGCAAATAATATCAGGGACATTGTCGGTGACAAAGAAAATGGTCGTAAAACAGTCGCTATTCTACTGGGACGTAAAAACGCCATCATCCTACTTGCAGCGATGTTCATCGTTTCCTATGCCCTTATTGTGCTCTTTATCGTTTCCGGATACGCATCTTTCTGGTTATTATTAGTTTTCCTATCGATCGCTAAACCACTCTCTGCAATCAAAGGTTTCACAAATAATAACAGCAACGTAACGATGATGCCTGCGATGGTGGCCACAGCAAAAACCAACACCATTTTCGGTTTCTTGCTCGGAATCGGATTGCTTGTAGGATACTTTATCTAA
- a CDS encoding TraR/DksA C4-type zinc finger protein — MISPDKINRLKQQLEDTKKELQAHLDQNDHYQLEQEHPYESVSELSAYDNHPGDLGTELYEREKDIALNEHAEKEMKDINHALQAMTEGTYGKCEVCGKEIDEERLDALPTTTYCKEHSPDQVVSHDRPVEEKVLMPPYGRFEYDESEGVAFDAEDTWQIVQRYGTSESPSDFSEDVGNYDRTYVESEENEGYVEDYENFVGTDMYGQNVTVYPSIKHEAYEDALDEEGIMTSFGDLHGYEKDPYTE, encoded by the coding sequence ATGATATCCCCTGATAAAATAAACCGTTTAAAGCAACAGCTAGAAGATACAAAAAAGGAGCTTCAAGCCCACCTGGACCAAAATGACCACTACCAGCTTGAACAAGAACACCCCTACGAATCAGTAAGTGAACTCTCTGCATACGATAACCATCCTGGGGACCTTGGCACCGAACTGTATGAGCGCGAAAAGGATATTGCCCTTAATGAACATGCTGAAAAAGAAATGAAAGATATTAATCACGCCCTCCAAGCAATGACTGAAGGGACTTATGGCAAATGCGAGGTTTGCGGAAAAGAGATCGATGAAGAAAGACTCGATGCTCTTCCTACTACCACTTATTGCAAGGAACACAGCCCAGACCAAGTCGTCTCCCATGACCGTCCGGTGGAAGAAAAAGTTCTGATGCCGCCATATGGACGTTTTGAATACGACGAGTCTGAAGGGGTTGCTTTTGACGCAGAAGACACATGGCAAATTGTACAACGCTACGGTACATCCGAATCACCATCCGATTTCTCTGAGGATGTGGGAAACTACGACCGCACATATGTGGAAAGTGAAGAAAATGAAGGGTATGTCGAGGACTACGAAAACTTCGTAGGCACCGATATGTACGGCCAAAATGTCACCGTTTATCCATCTATCAAGCACGAGGCCTATGAGGATGCCCTAGATGAAGAAGGAATCATGACATCCTTCGGAGATTTACACGGGTATGAAAAGGATCCCTATACAGAATAA